A genomic region of Bacteroidales bacterium contains the following coding sequences:
- a CDS encoding Omp28 family outer membrane lipoprotein, with protein MKLNFLKYFIPIVIVSLFVACDVIPENSYYTPIENPTVNANKRVALIEDFTGHKCPNCPKAAEESEKLITMYGSKVIVIAIHSGTFSTPVGQGFNTNYRTPEGNEIHNYFELQSYPKGLVNRTNTDGVFLLDYGQWEAKVAEIVEQDPQVKINFDHIYVYEGDSSTVRIGVVTNFVGEELIPSNLCAFIIESGMVSPQIDGTETIENYVHNHVLRTSFDESGAWGIELRGIGEETNIFNVTLNGAWVPENCEIVVYVYNTQTMEILQAAAHHVK; from the coding sequence ATGAAATTAAATTTTTTAAAATATTTTATTCCGATAGTGATTGTTTCATTATTTGTTGCTTGTGATGTTATTCCTGAAAATTCTTATTATACCCCGATTGAAAATCCGACTGTAAACGCAAATAAACGTGTAGCTCTTATAGAAGATTTTACGGGCCATAAATGTCCGAATTGTCCGAAAGCTGCTGAAGAATCAGAGAAATTAATTACAATGTACGGAAGTAAAGTAATTGTTATTGCTATTCATTCAGGAACCTTTTCAACACCTGTCGGACAAGGTTTCAATACAAACTACAGAACTCCCGAAGGAAATGAAATTCACAATTACTTTGAATTGCAATCATATCCTAAAGGATTAGTTAACAGAACTAATACCGACGGTGTGTTTTTATTGGATTATGGTCAGTGGGAAGCTAAAGTTGCAGAAATTGTAGAGCAAGATCCGCAAGTGAAGATTAATTTCGATCATATATATGTTTACGAAGGAGATTCCTCCACTGTACGAATTGGGGTTGTAACAAATTTCGTAGGTGAAGAGCTTATTCCTTCAAATCTTTGTGCTTTTATTATTGAAAGCGGAATGGTAAGCCCTCAAATTGACGGAACCGAAACTATTGAGAATTATGTTCATAATCACGTTTTAAGAACATCATTTGATGAGTCAGGTGCTTGGGGGATTGAATTGAGAGGTATTGGTGAAGAAACAAATATATTTAATGTTACTCTTAATGGTGCTTGGGTGCCTGAAAATTGCGAAATTGTAGTTTATGTTTATAATACTCAAACTATGGAAATTTTGCAGGCAGCAGCGCATCATGTAAAATAA